A region of the Candidatus Chromulinivoraceae bacterium genome:
CAGTACATTCTTTCGTTATTTCAACACGAAGGAAGCGGTGATCCTATATGATAATATCGATCCAATCATCATTGGGGCTTTTATGCGGCAATCTCCAGATACTCCAACAATTCGTGCAATGCGAAATGCCGTACAGGAGCTTAGCGATACACTTCCAAAAGAGAAGAAACGATTAGAATTGCAGCGCTTTGAACTATTAAATTCAGATCAAACGCTGAGAAATAAAGCTTTCGGTGAAACAGCAGCCAGCATCGATGCCTTTGCTGGTATCATTGCACAGCGTACTGGGAAAAACACTGACGACATTGCGGTGCGCAATCTCGCTGGTGCCATTATAGGTGTCATGGTTGCAGTGTTGCAGCAGTCATACAAACAACCTTCTATGGCAATCTTCGAAGGAGGCATGGACGCAGCGCTAGCACGACTAGAACAAGGATTAGAGTTGTAAACTCACCGAACTAAATAACGTACCTTCTATCTAAACCATTGACGGACTTTCTAACAGAAAAGGATAATTATGCAGACAACAGTAAAAAACTCACTTCAAAATCATCGTATCAATAAGCAAGCTCGCGATCAGCTCCTCGGGCTGACAGCTATGTTCCTTCTTGGCATGGGAGTCAATCTTATAGGCTTACCCTCAGAAGTCACGGGTGGACAACAAACAGCTACCTCGATCCTATTGAGTCTTCATGTGCTCATCGGCCTTAGCCTAGTAGCTGGTAGTATCGTGACTGTAGTACGCGCCAAATCATCTGACTTTATGAAATTGGCATGGATTGGCCTAGCAACTATCCTTATAACTCTACTCTGTGGCATCATGACTGCAGCTACCGAAAGTAACTGGTGGTCATACGGCATGTCGATCGGCTTTATTGCGAATTTTTGGATATACGGCGCTCTCTTCGTTAAAACACGAAGCGGCAAAGAGTAGTAAAGAAAAGACAAGTTTTGCGGATAGGGACGCATTGTCCCAGAGTTACGTAGTCGCTCTGTAGATATTGGCATCATGCAACGTCCACGCTGCATTCCCACTAACTTCTTGCGCGTCACCGCCGAGCATAATTATCTCGTCACCCTGTCTCGTCAACGCAACAGCCGCCATACCAAGCCCTTTGTCGTATAGGTTTGCGTGCTCATGGGCTGCCAGAAGATCGCTCGTTCCGACAAGCGCAAAAATATCTGTGTTTCTATTCGCTATGTTATTTTCAAATACGGCAATGCTTTGAAAGGCGGCATTCGCAAGCATTGCTGCTTCAGTCGGAGTTGCCGTTCTCTCAATTGCGACTTCGTATACGCCCGGCCCACGTTCGTCCGCAGCAAAAAGAGTAGGCTCTTTTCTTGTTTCAGCCTCATTTAG
Encoded here:
- a CDS encoding TetR family transcriptional regulator — its product is MQLFTEHGYAQTTVEQIAEAAEVSPSTFFRYFNTKEAVILYDNIDPIIIGAFMRQSPDTPTIRAMRNAVQELSDTLPKEKKRLELQRFELLNSDQTLRNKAFGETAASIDAFAGIIAQRTGKNTDDIAVRNLAGAIIGVMVAVLQQSYKQPSMAIFEGGMDAALARLEQGLEL